From Cellulomonas oligotrophica, a single genomic window includes:
- a CDS encoding WhiB family transcriptional regulator gives MQLTTLPDTTTPGATSAWAGSTATEDRQQFDRMVADLVPCRSNDPELWFAERQAEVERAKALCRGCPLVEGCLAGAVERAEPWGVWGGQVFVGGVVVPTKRGRGRPRKDAAAA, from the coding sequence GTGCAGCTCACGACGCTGCCCGACACCACGACCCCGGGCGCGACCAGCGCCTGGGCCGGCAGCACGGCGACCGAGGACCGTCAGCAGTTCGACCGCATGGTCGCCGACCTCGTGCCGTGCCGGTCGAACGACCCCGAGCTCTGGTTCGCGGAGCGGCAGGCCGAGGTCGAGCGCGCCAAGGCGCTGTGCCGCGGCTGCCCGCTGGTCGAGGGCTGCCTCGCCGGCGCCGTCGAGCGGGCCGAGCCGTGGGGGGTCTGGGGCGGCCAGGTCTTCGTCGGCGGCGTGGTCGTGCCGACGAAGCGGGGCCGGGGCCGTCCGCGCAAGGACGCGGCTGCGGCCTGA
- a CDS encoding ATP-dependent helicase codes for MPAHASADALLDALDPEQRQVASTLTGPVCVLAGAGTGKTRAITHRIAYGVRTGVYRPASVLAVTFTARAAGEMRVRLRDLGVAGVQARTFHAAALRQLGHFWPRVVGGAAPRIVEQKSVLVAEAGRRVGLPVDRVAVRDLAGEIEWSKVSLVTADDYPAAAAAVMRPAPAGHDAHAVARLITAYEDVKTERGVVDFEDVLLLLAAMLGQRPEVAEEVRGQYRHFVVDEYQDVSPLQQHLLEQWLGGRRELCVVGDPSQTIYSFAGASPHHLLTFRKRYPGAAQVKLVRDYRSTPQVVALANRLLTATRRPADPTPLHLVAQQPDGPRVRWTAYDHDEAEAAGVAARAARLVASGVRPSEIAVLYRTNVQAEAFEQAFASADVGYQVRGGERFFARRDVRDALVLLRGGARSADPGTPLGQTVRDVLTSVGWAPTPPASRGAARERWDAMHALVTLADDLAAARTPGVEQGEDVLDLGAGRALVPADGGASLADLVAELDERAAAQHAPTVEGVTLASLHAAKGLEWDAVFLVGLSDGLLPISLAQTDAAVAEERRLLYVGVTRARRHLELSYAGARTPGSRASRRRTPFLDRLWGQDVDERRGTADGDVDRGLVERLRRWREEVARERGVPPSRVLTDGMITDVAALRPSSPAELRQVPGLGQTRLADVGAALLAVVTSRDGGAGSADQP; via the coding sequence ATGCCCGCCCACGCCTCCGCCGACGCCCTCCTCGACGCCCTCGACCCCGAGCAGCGTCAGGTCGCGAGCACCCTGACCGGGCCCGTCTGCGTGCTCGCGGGCGCCGGGACGGGCAAGACCCGCGCGATCACGCACCGCATCGCCTACGGCGTCCGCACCGGCGTGTACCGCCCGGCGTCGGTGCTGGCGGTGACGTTCACGGCACGTGCCGCGGGGGAGATGCGGGTGCGGCTGCGCGACCTGGGGGTCGCGGGCGTGCAGGCGCGCACCTTCCACGCGGCGGCGCTGCGCCAGCTCGGCCACTTCTGGCCGCGCGTCGTCGGCGGCGCCGCGCCGCGCATCGTCGAGCAGAAGTCGGTGCTGGTGGCCGAGGCGGGGCGGCGCGTGGGGCTGCCCGTGGACCGGGTGGCCGTGCGTGACCTGGCCGGCGAGATCGAGTGGTCGAAGGTCTCGCTCGTCACCGCCGACGACTACCCGGCGGCCGCGGCCGCCGTGATGCGCCCGGCACCGGCGGGGCACGACGCGCACGCGGTGGCCCGGCTCATCACGGCGTACGAGGACGTGAAGACCGAGCGCGGCGTCGTCGACTTCGAGGACGTGCTGCTGCTGCTGGCCGCGATGCTCGGGCAGCGCCCCGAGGTCGCCGAGGAGGTCCGCGGCCAGTACCGCCACTTCGTCGTCGACGAGTACCAGGACGTGAGCCCGCTCCAGCAGCACCTGCTCGAGCAGTGGCTGGGCGGGCGCCGCGAGCTGTGCGTCGTCGGCGACCCCAGCCAGACCATCTACTCGTTCGCGGGGGCGTCCCCGCACCACCTGCTGACGTTCCGCAAGCGGTACCCGGGGGCGGCGCAGGTCAAGCTGGTGCGCGACTACCGCTCGACGCCCCAGGTCGTGGCCCTGGCGAACCGCCTGCTCACGGCGACGCGCCGGCCGGCGGACCCGACGCCGCTGCACCTGGTGGCCCAGCAGCCCGACGGCCCGCGCGTGCGCTGGACGGCCTACGACCACGACGAGGCGGAGGCCGCGGGTGTCGCGGCGCGCGCGGCACGGCTCGTCGCGTCGGGCGTCCGGCCCAGCGAGATCGCCGTGCTGTACCGGACGAACGTGCAGGCCGAGGCCTTCGAGCAGGCGTTCGCGAGCGCCGACGTGGGCTACCAGGTGCGCGGCGGCGAGCGGTTCTTCGCGCGCCGGGACGTGCGGGACGCGCTGGTGCTGCTGCGCGGCGGCGCCCGGTCGGCGGACCCCGGCACGCCCCTGGGGCAGACGGTGCGCGACGTGCTGACGAGCGTCGGCTGGGCGCCGACGCCCCCGGCGTCACGCGGGGCGGCGCGCGAGCGGTGGGACGCGATGCACGCGCTGGTCACGCTCGCGGACGACCTCGCCGCGGCCCGGACGCCGGGCGTCGAGCAGGGCGAGGACGTGCTGGACCTCGGCGCCGGGCGGGCCCTCGTGCCGGCCGACGGGGGTGCGTCGCTCGCGGACCTGGTGGCCGAGCTCGACGAGCGCGCGGCCGCCCAGCACGCGCCCACCGTCGAGGGCGTCACCCTCGCGTCGCTGCACGCGGCGAAGGGCCTGGAGTGGGACGCGGTGTTCCTCGTCGGCCTCTCGGACGGGCTGCTGCCGATCTCGCTGGCGCAGACCGACGCGGCGGTGGCCGAGGAGCGTCGCCTGCTCTACGTGGGGGTGACCCGCGCCCGCCGGCACCTGGAGCTGTCGTACGCCGGGGCCCGCACGCCGGGCTCGCGCGCGTCGCGCCGGCGCACCCCCTTCCTGGACCGGCTGTGGGGGCAGGACGTCGACGAGCGGCGCGGCACGGCGGACGGCGACGTCGACCGCGGGCTCGTGGAGCGGCTGCGCCGCTGGCGCGAGGAGGTGGCGCGCGAGCGCGGCGTCCCGCCGTCGCGCGTGCTGACCGACGGCATGATCACCGACGTCGCGGCGCTGCGTCCGTCGAGCCCGGCCGAGCTGCGGCAGGTGCCCGGGCTGGGGCAGACGCGTCTGGCGGACGTGGGTGCGGCGCTCCTCGCCGTGGTGACCTCCCGGGACGGTGGGGCGGGGTCCGCCGACCAGCCCTGA
- a CDS encoding mycoredoxin encodes MTTTAPPAGTVTMYSTTWCGYCHRLRTQLDSAGIAYDVVDIEQQPEAADYVASVNGGNQTVPTVVFPDGTAATNPSLAQVKARLGV; translated from the coding sequence ATGACGACGACCGCACCGCCTGCCGGCACCGTGACGATGTACTCCACCACGTGGTGCGGCTACTGCCACCGGCTGCGCACGCAGCTCGACTCGGCGGGCATCGCGTACGACGTCGTCGACATCGAGCAGCAGCCCGAGGCCGCCGACTACGTGGCCTCCGTCAACGGCGGCAACCAGACGGTCCCCACCGTGGTCTTCCCCGACGGCACCGCCGCGACGAACCCGTCGCTCGCGCAGGTCAAGGCTCGCCTGGGCGTGTGA
- a CDS encoding ThiF family adenylyltransferase — translation MRTRTVRLRPGVQVLTRGADEVQVGLDPRWAVRVDGLDPDEVRLWCGVGPGTDLDALARGAGARAARVRQTVADLAAAGLTRPDPEPGTTVHGPASADADAWSLLTADGDGERQVLARSRAVVGVVGLGATGMAVATHLATAGVGTLLLDDDSPVGSVDVAGGAHRWADVGVPRATAARRVLQDAAPGVRVDVDAAPDVVVVVEHDAADPARATLLMAHGLAHLSVVVRAADTTVGPFVRPGVDPCLHCLDLHRADVDAAWPTVLARLTAGGPDTGAVRRRGGEVGVVAGASAALAAAQVLVHVDGSVPSLTGATVQIALPDVVGRVRDWSAHPDCGCSRLPGPPAPSGP, via the coding sequence GTGCGGACGAGGACGGTACGGCTGCGGCCGGGTGTGCAGGTGCTGACCCGCGGTGCGGACGAGGTGCAGGTCGGCCTCGACCCCCGCTGGGCGGTCCGCGTCGACGGGCTCGACCCGGACGAGGTGCGGCTGTGGTGCGGGGTCGGGCCGGGGACCGACCTCGACGCACTCGCCCGCGGCGCCGGCGCACGGGCGGCCCGGGTGCGGCAGACCGTGGCCGACCTCGCGGCGGCGGGCCTGACCCGGCCCGACCCGGAGCCGGGCACCACGGTGCACGGCCCGGCGTCCGCGGACGCCGACGCGTGGTCGCTGCTCACCGCGGACGGGGACGGCGAGCGGCAGGTGCTGGCACGGTCGCGGGCCGTCGTGGGGGTGGTCGGGCTCGGCGCCACCGGGATGGCCGTGGCGACGCACCTGGCGACGGCCGGCGTCGGCACGCTCCTGCTCGACGACGACTCCCCCGTCGGCTCGGTCGACGTGGCGGGCGGGGCGCACCGCTGGGCCGACGTGGGTGTGCCGCGCGCGACGGCCGCGCGGCGGGTCCTCCAGGACGCCGCACCGGGCGTGCGCGTCGACGTCGACGCCGCGCCCGACGTCGTGGTGGTCGTCGAGCACGACGCGGCCGACCCGGCGCGGGCCACGCTGCTGATGGCGCACGGGCTCGCGCACCTGTCGGTGGTGGTGCGGGCCGCGGACACCACCGTCGGCCCGTTCGTGCGCCCCGGCGTCGACCCGTGCCTGCACTGCCTCGACCTGCACCGTGCCGACGTCGACGCCGCCTGGCCGACGGTCCTGGCCCGCCTCACCGCGGGCGGCCCCGACACCGGTGCGGTGCGACGCCGCGGCGGCGAGGTCGGCGTCGTCGCCGGTGCGAGCGCCGCCCTCGCGGCCGCGCAGGTCCTCGTGCACGTCGACGGCTCCGTGCCGTCCCTCACGGGTGCGACCGTGCAGATCGCGCTCCCCGACGTCGTCGGACGCGTCCGCGACTGGTCGGCCCACCCGGACTGCGGGTGCTCCCGGCTGCCGGGGCCGCCGGCGCCGTCAGGCCCCTGA
- the nudC gene encoding NAD(+) diphosphatase has translation MTSATLAHLPLARASVPRAAERRTEPDVIGSAVQDPRTRVLLVRAGQVLTQDPARVLWLTPAQASAAWGPRAADGPDGPVAGGPDDDAWLLLGQEDDGGDVLALRMPDHETLPRTGAAADAAVHQDAAAAGAWRGLRAVGAALDAHDAGLATTAVALDTWHDRQPRCPRCGAATRVAQAGWSRVCVQDGSEHYPRTDPAVIMAVVDDADRLLLGHAATWAPGRFSTLAGFVEAGESAERAVRREVLEEAGVQVGEVVYRGSQPWPFPGSLMLGYRAHATSTDVRVDGVELTDARWFTRDELAQAVLAGDVVLPSGASIARALVEEWFGGPVAEPGGA, from the coding sequence GTGACGAGCGCGACGCTGGCCCACCTGCCCCTGGCCCGGGCCTCCGTGCCCCGAGCGGCCGAGCGCCGCACCGAGCCGGACGTGATCGGGTCCGCCGTGCAGGACCCCCGCACGCGGGTGCTGCTGGTGCGCGCCGGCCAGGTGCTCACGCAGGACCCGGCCCGCGTGCTGTGGCTGACCCCCGCGCAGGCGTCAGCCGCGTGGGGGCCGCGGGCCGCCGACGGCCCGGACGGGCCGGTCGCCGGGGGCCCGGACGACGACGCCTGGCTGCTGCTCGGCCAGGAGGACGACGGCGGCGACGTGCTGGCGCTGCGGATGCCCGACCACGAGACGCTGCCGCGCACGGGTGCTGCGGCGGACGCGGCGGTGCACCAGGACGCCGCGGCGGCGGGGGCGTGGCGCGGGCTGCGCGCCGTGGGTGCGGCCCTCGACGCGCACGACGCGGGCCTGGCGACCACGGCGGTCGCGCTCGACACGTGGCACGACCGGCAGCCGCGCTGCCCCCGCTGCGGGGCCGCGACCCGGGTCGCGCAGGCGGGCTGGTCGCGGGTGTGCGTGCAGGACGGGTCGGAGCACTACCCGCGCACCGACCCGGCGGTGATCATGGCGGTCGTCGACGACGCGGACCGCCTGCTGCTCGGGCACGCCGCGACCTGGGCACCGGGCCGGTTCTCCACCCTCGCGGGCTTCGTCGAGGCGGGGGAGTCCGCCGAGCGGGCGGTGCGCCGGGAGGTCCTGGAGGAGGCCGGCGTCCAGGTCGGCGAGGTCGTCTACCGCGGCAGCCAGCCGTGGCCGTTCCCGGGCTCGCTGATGCTCGGGTACCGGGCGCACGCCACGAGCACGGACGTGCGCGTCGACGGCGTGGAGCTGACCGACGCCCGCTGGTTCACCCGGGACGAGCTGGCGCAGGCCGTGCTCGCGGGCGACGTCGTGCTGCCGAGCGGGGCGTCGATCGCCCGGGCGCTGGTCGAGGAGTGGTTCGGCGGGCCGGTCGCGGAGCCGGGCGGCGCCTGA
- a CDS encoding phosphotransferase has translation MTRSPLALAALATVAIPGLDAYDVRRPSGTGPDFDEAVVIDSVRRRWVVRAPQHAAAGAALEAEIALLAALRPFVDDGTLPFAVPRTEGFAHLPEGGRAAVHRQLIGRPLRLETLRPGPGLAAEIGRALAALHELPTSVVEEAGLPVYDAAGYRERRQAEVDEAARTGLVPPSLLRRWEDMLEDVAMWRFRPTVVHADLTSAHLLVAEGTVTAVLDWGDAMVADPADDLSWLLVAAPQDAVDAIMESYLLRRTELSDPHLADRALLAGELALARWLLHGVRTQSAEVVDDAVAMLTELDEHVHAEAEAAY, from the coding sequence GTGACACGCTCGCCGCTCGCCCTCGCCGCCCTGGCGACCGTCGCGATCCCGGGGCTCGACGCGTACGACGTGCGCCGTCCGAGCGGCACCGGCCCCGACTTCGACGAGGCCGTGGTCATCGACTCGGTGCGCCGCCGGTGGGTCGTGCGCGCCCCGCAGCACGCCGCAGCCGGCGCCGCCCTCGAGGCCGAGATCGCCCTCCTGGCCGCGCTGCGCCCCTTCGTCGACGACGGCACGCTGCCGTTCGCGGTGCCGCGCACCGAGGGGTTCGCGCACCTGCCGGAGGGCGGCCGCGCAGCCGTGCACCGGCAGCTGATCGGGCGCCCGCTGCGCCTGGAGACCCTGCGTCCCGGACCCGGCCTGGCCGCCGAGATCGGCCGGGCCCTGGCCGCGCTGCACGAGCTGCCGACGTCCGTCGTCGAGGAGGCCGGGCTGCCGGTGTACGACGCCGCCGGGTACCGCGAGCGCCGCCAGGCCGAGGTCGACGAGGCCGCCCGCACCGGCCTGGTCCCGCCGTCGCTCCTGCGCCGCTGGGAGGACATGCTCGAGGACGTCGCGATGTGGCGCTTCCGGCCGACGGTCGTGCACGCCGACCTGACCAGCGCGCACCTGCTCGTCGCCGAGGGCACGGTCACCGCCGTCCTCGACTGGGGCGACGCGATGGTGGCCGACCCCGCCGACGACCTGTCGTGGCTGCTGGTGGCGGCGCCGCAGGACGCGGTCGACGCGATCATGGAGTCGTACCTGCTGCGGCGCACCGAGCTGAGCGACCCGCACCTGGCCGACCGGGCGCTGCTGGCCGGTGAGCTCGCGCTGGCCCGGTGGCTGCTGCACGGCGTGCGCACGCAGAGCGCCGAGGTCGTGGACGACGCCGTGGCGATGCTCACCGAGCTCGACGAGCACGTGCACGCGGAGGCCGAGGCCGCCTACTGA
- a CDS encoding ATP-dependent helicase, which translates to MSERPSTRSVALSAVQIAQLLGQHPPTDEQRQVIEAPLAPSLVVAGAGSGKTETMAGRVVWLVANGLVTPDQVLGLTFTRKAAGELAERVRRRLRALVRAAAVQGVDLPGAADLADELARPQVSTYHAYAGSLVSEHALRAGIEPGARLLGEAAQWQLASEVVEQWAGDLDTAAATSTVVEAVLSLSGALDEHLLDPAGARAAIDDLVAAMDATPPGTPPRAPYAKVRDLRSSLGERSRVLELVAAYRARKRAADSLDFGDQVAIAARIARDVPEVGAGERTRCRVVLLDEYQDTSYAQLALLSALFGGGHPVTAVGDPHQSIYGWRGASAGGLARFPDTFPAVGPDGDRRRAEVVQLSTSWRNDHAVLDAANRVAAPLRGDGRVDVPELRARPGAGAGVVQARVDATVEDEARGVAQLVAAHWRPGTHPDGRRTAAVLCRKRSQFEPLRRALRAEGLPVEVVGLGGLLAAPEVVDLVAVLQAAHDPTRGDALVRLLTGARTRLGARDLHALGDWARHLARLSAPRSADPGDPADLPGAEAGTGQVVVEGDVVDASSLVDALDDLPPAGWVSGAGRRLTPQGRGRLADLAAVLRAVRRQAGLSLPELVGEAERLFGLDIEVQSRSDVTPARARAHLDAFRDVAVEFARAADRPTIGAFLAWLEAAEQREDGLDLPVTEPDPDAVQLMTVHASKGLEWDVVVVTGLVDGGLPATAVLGKDGPLDSGWLTGLGVLPYPLRGDRDDLPTLDLAGAADPKELAERLVRFRQDAGEHEVAEERRLAYVALTRARERLLLSAARWGDAKTPRRVSPFLAELVEHGLAEVLAWADEPEPGADNPRTGDVETAVWPADPFAVDGAAPRRPAVEAAADAVRDVLRAVRATAGAERRPAGPGTADAGHEGVPDGPDAPPPTDWDALADRLLAEQLERRTGNQQVDLPAHLSASALVRLDADPAAFALQLRRPVPREPSRQARRGTAFHAWVEAYYGRTTLVDLDLLPGADDDSEPVDADQDALRAAFLATPWADRTPIAVEVDVETTIGGHVLRSRIDAVFRDPEGPEGSVVVVDWKTGAPPTDPAQEASRDLQLAVYRLAWSRWTGTPVEHVAAAFCYVGAGVTVRPRRLLDADEIAVLLEAATRAPGPSQEPAAQ; encoded by the coding sequence GTGAGCGAGCGCCCCTCGACCAGGTCCGTCGCGCTGTCGGCCGTGCAGATCGCCCAGCTCCTCGGCCAGCACCCGCCGACGGACGAGCAGCGGCAGGTCATCGAGGCACCGCTCGCGCCGTCGCTCGTGGTCGCGGGCGCCGGCTCGGGCAAGACCGAGACGATGGCCGGGCGCGTGGTCTGGCTCGTCGCCAACGGCCTGGTCACCCCCGACCAGGTGCTCGGGCTGACGTTCACGCGCAAGGCCGCGGGCGAGCTCGCCGAACGCGTGCGCCGCCGCCTGCGCGCGCTCGTGCGGGCCGCGGCGGTGCAGGGCGTCGACCTGCCGGGCGCCGCCGACCTCGCCGACGAGCTGGCGCGCCCGCAGGTCTCGACGTACCACGCCTACGCGGGCTCGCTGGTGTCCGAGCACGCGCTGCGCGCCGGCATCGAGCCCGGTGCGCGGCTGCTCGGCGAGGCCGCGCAGTGGCAGCTCGCGTCCGAGGTCGTCGAGCAGTGGGCCGGCGACCTCGACACCGCCGCCGCGACGTCGACCGTGGTCGAGGCGGTGCTGAGCCTGTCGGGCGCGCTCGACGAGCACCTGCTCGACCCCGCGGGTGCCCGCGCGGCGATCGACGACCTCGTGGCGGCGATGGACGCGACCCCGCCCGGCACACCGCCCCGCGCGCCCTACGCCAAGGTCCGCGACCTGCGCTCCTCGCTCGGGGAGCGGTCCCGGGTGCTCGAGCTCGTGGCCGCGTACCGGGCGCGCAAGCGGGCCGCCGACTCCCTCGACTTCGGCGACCAGGTGGCGATCGCCGCGCGGATCGCCCGCGACGTCCCCGAGGTCGGCGCCGGGGAGCGCACCCGCTGCCGGGTCGTGCTCCTCGACGAGTACCAGGACACCTCGTACGCCCAGCTCGCGCTGCTGTCCGCGCTCTTCGGCGGCGGGCACCCGGTCACGGCCGTCGGCGACCCCCACCAGTCGATCTACGGCTGGCGCGGTGCCAGCGCCGGCGGGCTGGCCCGCTTCCCCGACACGTTCCCCGCCGTCGGTCCCGACGGGGACCGGCGCCGCGCCGAGGTCGTGCAGCTCTCGACCTCCTGGCGCAACGACCACGCCGTGCTGGACGCCGCCAACCGCGTCGCCGCACCGCTGCGCGGCGACGGGCGGGTCGACGTCCCCGAGCTGCGGGCGCGGCCCGGAGCCGGCGCGGGGGTCGTGCAGGCCCGCGTCGACGCGACGGTCGAGGACGAGGCCCGCGGCGTCGCCCAGCTCGTCGCGGCGCACTGGCGGCCCGGCACCCACCCCGACGGGAGGCGGACCGCCGCGGTGCTGTGCCGCAAGCGGTCGCAGTTCGAGCCGCTGCGCCGCGCGCTGCGGGCCGAGGGCCTGCCCGTCGAGGTCGTGGGCCTCGGCGGCCTGCTCGCGGCGCCGGAGGTCGTCGACCTCGTCGCCGTGCTCCAGGCGGCCCACGACCCGACGCGCGGCGACGCGCTCGTGCGCCTGCTCACCGGTGCCCGCACCCGGCTCGGTGCGCGCGACCTGCACGCCCTGGGGGACTGGGCGCGGCACCTGGCCCGGCTCTCGGCGCCGCGGTCGGCCGACCCCGGCGACCCCGCCGACCTGCCCGGTGCCGAGGCCGGCACCGGGCAGGTCGTGGTCGAGGGCGACGTGGTCGACGCGTCGAGCCTCGTCGACGCGCTCGACGACCTGCCGCCCGCCGGCTGGGTCAGCGGTGCGGGCCGACGCCTCACGCCGCAGGGCCGGGGCCGGCTCGCGGACCTGGCGGCGGTGCTGCGGGCGGTGCGCCGGCAGGCGGGCCTGTCGCTGCCCGAGCTGGTCGGCGAGGCCGAGCGGCTCTTCGGCCTCGACATCGAGGTGCAGTCCCGCTCCGACGTCACCCCGGCCCGGGCCCGCGCGCACCTGGACGCGTTCCGCGACGTCGCCGTCGAGTTCGCCCGCGCCGCGGACCGGCCGACGATCGGTGCGTTCCTGGCCTGGCTGGAGGCCGCCGAGCAGCGCGAGGACGGCCTGGACCTGCCCGTCACGGAGCCGGACCCCGACGCGGTCCAGCTCATGACGGTGCACGCCTCCAAGGGGCTGGAGTGGGACGTCGTCGTGGTGACCGGGCTGGTCGACGGCGGGCTGCCCGCGACGGCGGTGCTCGGCAAGGACGGACCGCTGGACTCGGGCTGGCTCACCGGGCTCGGGGTGCTGCCCTACCCGTTGCGCGGGGACCGCGACGACCTGCCCACCCTCGACCTCGCGGGTGCCGCGGACCCGAAGGAGCTCGCCGAGCGGCTCGTCCGGTTCCGCCAGGACGCCGGGGAGCACGAGGTCGCCGAGGAGCGTCGCCTCGCCTACGTCGCCCTCACGCGCGCCAGGGAGCGGCTGCTGCTCAGCGCGGCGCGGTGGGGCGACGCCAAGACGCCCCGGCGGGTCTCGCCGTTCCTCGCCGAGCTCGTCGAGCACGGCCTCGCCGAGGTGCTGGCCTGGGCCGACGAGCCCGAGCCGGGTGCGGACAACCCGCGGACCGGCGACGTCGAGACGGCGGTGTGGCCGGCCGACCCGTTCGCGGTCGACGGTGCGGCACCGCGGCGCCCGGCGGTCGAGGCGGCCGCCGACGCCGTGCGGGACGTCCTGCGCGCGGTGCGGGCCACGGCGGGCGCCGAGCGCCGGCCGGCCGGTCCGGGCACCGCGGATGCGGGCCACGAGGGGGTGCCGGACGGGCCGGACGCCCCGCCGCCGACCGACTGGGACGCCCTCGCCGACCGGCTGCTCGCCGAGCAGCTCGAGCGCCGCACCGGCAACCAGCAGGTCGACCTGCCCGCGCACCTGTCCGCGTCCGCACTGGTCCGCCTCGACGCGGACCCCGCGGCGTTCGCGCTCCAGCTGCGCCGCCCGGTGCCCCGCGAGCCGTCCCGCCAGGCGCGGCGCGGCACCGCGTTCCACGCGTGGGTCGAGGCGTACTACGGGCGCACCACGCTCGTCGACCTGGACCTGCTGCCGGGCGCGGACGACGACTCCGAGCCCGTCGACGCCGACCAGGACGCCCTGCGCGCCGCGTTCCTGGCGACGCCCTGGGCGGACCGCACGCCGATCGCGGTCGAGGTCGACGTCGAGACGACCATCGGCGGGCACGTGCTGCGGTCCCGCATCGACGCGGTGTTCCGTGACCCCGAGGGGCCCGAGGGGTCGGTGGTGGTCGTCGACTGGAAGACCGGCGCCCCGCCGACGGACCCCGCGCAGGAGGCGTCCCGCGACCTGCAGCTCGCGGTGTACCGGCTCGCGTGGTCACGCTGGACGGGCACCCCCGTGGAGCACGTCGCCGCGGCGTTCTGCTACGTGGGCGCCGGCGTCACCGTGCGCCCGCGACGGCTGCTCGACGCCGACGAGATCGCCGTGCTCCTGGAGGCCGCCACCCGGGCACCCGGGCCTTCGCAGGAGCCCGCCGCTCAGTAG
- a CDS encoding YgjP-like metallopeptidase domain-containing protein, giving the protein MPVPEEPPRTGAHARGPDAPVEVRRSRRRSRTVSAWREGDVTVVAIPAGFTRSQEREWVGRMVARLAAQEGRRRPSDAQLASRATDLSRRYLGGRAVPTSVRWSSNQGRRWGSCTPTDGTIRISDRVRGMPRWVLDYVLLHELVHLLVPGHGPDFWAELATYPHTGRARGFLEGYGYAQDRGARPSPDGADEPPGDDEDDVDA; this is encoded by the coding sequence GTGCCGGTCCCCGAGGAGCCGCCCCGCACGGGCGCGCACGCGCGCGGCCCGGACGCGCCGGTCGAGGTCCGCCGGTCGCGGCGCCGGTCCCGCACGGTCAGCGCGTGGCGGGAGGGCGACGTCACCGTCGTCGCGATCCCCGCGGGGTTCACCCGCAGCCAGGAGCGCGAGTGGGTGGGGCGCATGGTCGCCCGGCTCGCGGCCCAGGAGGGCCGGCGTCGCCCGTCCGACGCCCAGCTCGCGTCCCGGGCGACGGACCTGTCACGGCGGTACCTGGGCGGACGGGCCGTCCCGACGAGCGTGCGCTGGTCGAGCAACCAGGGACGTCGCTGGGGGTCGTGCACGCCCACCGACGGCACGATCCGCATCTCGGACCGCGTACGGGGCATGCCCCGCTGGGTCCTGGACTACGTGCTGCTGCACGAGCTCGTGCACCTGCTCGTCCCCGGCCACGGCCCCGACTTCTGGGCCGAGCTGGCCACGTACCCGCACACCGGGCGCGCCCGCGGCTTCCTCGAGGGGTACGGCTACGCCCAGGACCGCGGGGCACGCCCGTCGCCGGACGGCGCCGACGAGCCGCCGGGCGACGACGAGGACGACGTCGACGCCTGA